A window from Neodiprion fabricii isolate iyNeoFabr1 chromosome 2, iyNeoFabr1.1, whole genome shotgun sequence encodes these proteins:
- the LOC124175497 gene encoding thiamin pyrophosphokinase 1 isoform X1, with protein MHGLLGRSKKSMGRNHGSEGFSLSELRNSRIATSEESVPILTGVNISTRSWTTWNPLNIFTCPPTYGHAVVILNRPIRLKRSILRNVWKKARATVTVDGGTDQWIMYLGSRGESVMNGQSKEFLPDLITGDMDSISPATLHKLQRLGVHVINTPDQDATDYTKALLQLGIYTTANKINLDGIYVFTETSGRLDHIIANINTLFQSKKLVGDTQVIQVSSDSLTWLLQPGTHKISIPEPLLQRNSWCALMPIGSRVTSISTAGLKWNLDCATLEFGNIVSTSNTYSGFPEVTVTTDTAVLWSMDIEPLTENICPESALPS; from the exons ATGCACGGTCTTCTGGGGAGGTCGAAAAAGTCTATGGGTCGAAACCACGGGTCAGAAGGTTTCTCTCTGTCAGAACTACGGAACTCACGAATCGCAA CTTCGGAAGAATCTGTTCCAATCCTGACGGGAGTTAATATTTCAACCAGATCTTGGACGACATGGAACCCCCTCAATATATTCACCTGCCCGCCAACCTACGGTCATGCTGTCGTTATTTTAAACAGGCCCATTCGGCTGAAACGCAGCATACTCcgaaatgtttggaaaaaag CCCGTGCTACAGTTACCGTTGACGGAGGAACAGATCAATGGATAATGTACCTTGGTTCTCGTGGAGAATCGGTGATGAATGGCCAGAGCaaagaatttcttcccgaTCTAATCACTGGCGACATGGACAGTATTTCACCAGCAACGCTTCACAAGCTGCAACGCTTAGGGGTCCATGTGATAAATACCCCTGATCAAGATGCTACGGACTATACAAAAGCACTGCTTCAACTGGGTATTTACACTACAGCGAATAAGATAAAT CTTGATGGGATTTACGTGTTTACGGAAACATCTGGAAGATTGGATCACATAATAGCCAATATCAACACGTTGTTCCAAAGTAAAAAGCTTGTTGGAGATACCCAG gtAATACAAGTTTCCAGTGATTCTTTGACATGGCTTCTACAGCCTGGGACTCACAAGATATCAATACCTGAACCATTACTGCAACGTAATTCATGGTGTGCTCTGATGCCCATTGGATCTCGAGTTACAAGCATCTCGACAGCTGGACTTAAATGGAATTTGG ATTGTGCGACACTGGAATTTGGCAACATCGTCAGTACTTCCAACACCTATTCTGGCTTCCCTGAAGTAACAGTTACTACAGACACTGCAGTGCTCTGGTCCATGGACATTGAACCACTTACAGAAAATATCTGTCCCGAAAGTGCACTGCCATCTTGA
- the LOC124175497 gene encoding thiamin pyrophosphokinase 1 isoform X2 has product MNTQSEAAIGNGGESSEESVPILTGVNISTRSWTTWNPLNIFTCPPTYGHAVVILNRPIRLKRSILRNVWKKARATVTVDGGTDQWIMYLGSRGESVMNGQSKEFLPDLITGDMDSISPATLHKLQRLGVHVINTPDQDATDYTKALLQLGIYTTANKINLDGIYVFTETSGRLDHIIANINTLFQSKKLVGDTQVIQVSSDSLTWLLQPGTHKISIPEPLLQRNSWCALMPIGSRVTSISTAGLKWNLDCATLEFGNIVSTSNTYSGFPEVTVTTDTAVLWSMDIEPLTENICPESALPS; this is encoded by the exons ATGAACACGCAATCAGAAGCAGCCATCGGGAATGGTGGTGAAT CTTCGGAAGAATCTGTTCCAATCCTGACGGGAGTTAATATTTCAACCAGATCTTGGACGACATGGAACCCCCTCAATATATTCACCTGCCCGCCAACCTACGGTCATGCTGTCGTTATTTTAAACAGGCCCATTCGGCTGAAACGCAGCATACTCcgaaatgtttggaaaaaag CCCGTGCTACAGTTACCGTTGACGGAGGAACAGATCAATGGATAATGTACCTTGGTTCTCGTGGAGAATCGGTGATGAATGGCCAGAGCaaagaatttcttcccgaTCTAATCACTGGCGACATGGACAGTATTTCACCAGCAACGCTTCACAAGCTGCAACGCTTAGGGGTCCATGTGATAAATACCCCTGATCAAGATGCTACGGACTATACAAAAGCACTGCTTCAACTGGGTATTTACACTACAGCGAATAAGATAAAT CTTGATGGGATTTACGTGTTTACGGAAACATCTGGAAGATTGGATCACATAATAGCCAATATCAACACGTTGTTCCAAAGTAAAAAGCTTGTTGGAGATACCCAG gtAATACAAGTTTCCAGTGATTCTTTGACATGGCTTCTACAGCCTGGGACTCACAAGATATCAATACCTGAACCATTACTGCAACGTAATTCATGGTGTGCTCTGATGCCCATTGGATCTCGAGTTACAAGCATCTCGACAGCTGGACTTAAATGGAATTTGG ATTGTGCGACACTGGAATTTGGCAACATCGTCAGTACTTCCAACACCTATTCTGGCTTCCCTGAAGTAACAGTTACTACAGACACTGCAGTGCTCTGGTCCATGGACATTGAACCACTTACAGAAAATATCTGTCCCGAAAGTGCACTGCCATCTTGA
- the LOC124175492 gene encoding uncharacterized protein LOC124175492, with amino-acid sequence MTTNSCAVPTCNTGRKSVKEKCSVFKVPSKRELREKWIAAIPGIFDLKSSQFVCEKHFPERFIRRKWIKYDANGRIVAEAPYSRVRLDPSAVPSEFDNINEVGNVNVADGFIERHNRKEHNYCVTKETPTFEAESTPVAVAIETPSSSDHDPIERSSIQDVSTNEMALDPVMNDSTEPMQDEPIQDDRAPETSGCKFNFSEVTLSCTTEGRTESILIPKPWTVSELSTDNAAVLFSYVTPKVDNGENVPVIQRLVKLDPNKQLRYFVYGRVVHECKLLQVLDSIDLLPQALENFKNMNLCNGLGSINEHHLSLNSVFKDGVDHWRDRDCTLISKWKRCACCIKMRAVVLKRESRSKTEKSLKRVHQASNPIDQRKINALRKRNERIRRIQHRTRKRIHLLERSLKEKAAEIALIRNQTLINRCSKLKIPTTQQTALQEIIAAAGKNGKNRRYGEQWIMLCLLMNIRSPSFYEYLRNNNVLPLPCSRTIRDYFSLVDLKCGFDKDFAKLL; translated from the exons ATGACGACTAATTCCTGTGCGGTTCCGACCTGCAACACGGGTCGAAAATCAGTGAAAGAGAAGTGCTCCGTGTTCAAAGTTCCATCGAAGCGTGAACTGCGTGAAAAATGGATTGCTGCGATTCCAGGAATTTTTGACCTAAAGTCGTCACAATTTGTttgtgaaaaacattttccgGAGCGATTCATCAGACGAAAGTGGATAAAATATGACGCAAACGGTCGGATTGTCGCAGAA GCGCCGTATTCCCGTGTTCGTCTCGACCCTTCGGCAGTGCCTTCTGAATTTGACAACATCAATGAAGTGGGCAATGTCAATGTTGCCGATGGCTTCATCGAACGACACAATAGGAAGGAGCACAATTATTGTGTTACGAAAGAGACTCCAACGTTTGAAGCGGAGAGTACACCGGTTGCCGTAGCAATTGAAACTCCGTCATCTTCAGATCACGACCCCATTGAAAGATCTTCCATAcaag ATGTTTCAACCAACGAAATGGCATTGGATCCTGTAATGAATGATTCGACTGAGCCGATGCAGGATGAACCAATACAAGATGATCGCGCCCCCGAAACGAGTGGCTGCAAATTTAACTTTTCAGAAGTTACCTTAAGCT GTACTACTGAAGGGAGGACTGAATCCATCTTGATACCGAAGCCGTGGACTGTTAGTGAATTGAGCACAGATAACGCGGCTGttcttttttcatacgttACACCTAAGGTCGACAACGGCGAAAATGTACCGGTCATACAAAGACTGGTCAAGCTGGACCCCAACAAACAGCTCCGTTATTTTGTATACGGGCGTGTCGTGCACGAATGTAAACTCCTGCAAGTCTTGGATAGCATTGATTTACTACCGCAAGCTTTGGAGAACTTCAAGAATATGAATTTGTGCAACGGTCTTGGCTCTATCAACGAGCATCATCTGTCATTAAACAGTGTCTTCAAAGATGGCGTCGATCATTGGCGTGACCGAGATTGCACTTTGATCTCGAAATGGAAAAGATGTGCTTGCTGCATTAAAATGAGGGCTGTAGTCCTAAAGAGAGAATCGAGATCAAAAAcggaaaaatcgttgaaacgtGTCCATCAAGCTTCCAACCCTATTGACCAAAGGAAGATAAACGCATTGCGGAAAAGAAATGAACGTATCAGACGAATTCAGCATAGAACCCGTAAACGTATCCACCTATTGGAGAgaagtttgaaagaaaaagctGCTGAAATTGCTCTCATTCGTAATCAAACTTTAATCAATAGATGCTCAAAACTAAAAATTCCAACCACTCAACAGACTGCACTTCAGGAAATAATTGCGGCTGCAGGGAAGAACGGCAAGAATCGTCGATACGGGGAACAGTGGATCATGCTTTGTTTATTGATGAATATAAGGTCGCCGAGTTTTTACGAATACCTTCGCAACAACAATGTTCTGCCACTGCCTTGTTCTCGAACCATCcgcgattatttttcactggTCGACCTGAAGTGTGGTTTCGATAAAGACTTCGCCAAATTGCTTTAA